Proteins encoded in a region of the Nitrospira sp. genome:
- a CDS encoding c-type cytochrome, whose product MKMSWHLMMVLGMGLAIAGCGGGEGEGPVVPPPPAPAEYADKHMPAGWWADAAKLEEGRKLFIGETNPDVNCASCHGKDGKPVKAGARDFRVGDRMKLYSDAVWFWRISEGVPNTKMKAWKSKLSDEDRWKLVLYERNFGLAGKGWDEGKKAWVDAAAVSAAPAAAAPAAAPEAAPAAPAPAGK is encoded by the coding sequence ATGAAAATGTCGTGGCATCTGATGATGGTGTTGGGAATGGGCTTGGCGATCGCAGGCTGTGGTGGTGGTGAGGGCGAAGGCCCGGTGGTTCCTCCTCCTCCTGCCCCTGCCGAGTATGCCGATAAGCACATGCCTGCCGGCTGGTGGGCGGATGCGGCCAAGCTCGAAGAAGGGCGGAAGCTCTTCATCGGCGAGACGAATCCTGACGTGAATTGCGCCAGCTGCCATGGCAAGGACGGCAAGCCGGTCAAGGCGGGCGCCCGCGATTTCCGCGTCGGCGACCGGATGAAGCTGTATTCGGATGCGGTGTGGTTCTGGCGCATTTCGGAAGGCGTGCCGAACACCAAGATGAAGGCCTGGAAGAGCAAATTGTCGGACGAAGATCGTTGGAAGCTCGTATTGTATGAGCGCAACTTCGGATTGGCCGGCAAGGGTTGGGATGAAGGTAAGAAGGCGTGGGTCGATGCGGCGGCCGTGTCGGCGGCTCCTGCGGCGGCAGCGCCAGCGGCGGCACCTGAAGCAGCGCCGGCTGCCCCGGCTCCGGCAGGCAAGTAA
- the hpnH gene encoding adenosyl-hopene transferase HpnH yields the protein MAVPLSQMYTVTKYVLTQKVKRVKRYPLVLMLEPLFRCNLACAGCGKIQYPDHVLDKHLTPEQCWAAAEECGAPIVSIPGGEPLIHPKMAKIVEGLVAQERYVYLCTNAILMERKLDEYKPSKFLTFSVHMDGLKDEHDLAVCRDGVYDVAVRAIKEALKRGHRVTTNTTLFDDANPERVRKFFDEMMTLGVEGMMISPGYSYQKAPDQQHFLKRERTRELFSRILGSPKRGWQFNQSPLFLDFLMGKREYQCTPWGNPTYNVFGWQKPCYLLQEGYTKSFRELMADTAWDQYGTGRNEKCADCMVHCGYEASAVEDTFGTVSGFGRTVKLTLLPTSR from the coding sequence ATGGCCGTACCGCTGTCCCAGATGTATACAGTCACGAAGTATGTGCTCACGCAGAAGGTGAAGCGCGTGAAGCGCTATCCGCTCGTCCTCATGCTGGAGCCGTTGTTTCGCTGCAACTTGGCCTGTGCCGGGTGCGGGAAAATCCAATATCCCGATCATGTGCTCGATAAGCATTTGACCCCCGAGCAATGCTGGGCGGCGGCCGAGGAATGCGGGGCGCCGATCGTCAGTATCCCAGGCGGGGAGCCGCTCATCCATCCCAAGATGGCCAAGATTGTCGAGGGATTGGTGGCGCAGGAGCGGTATGTGTATCTCTGCACGAACGCCATTTTGATGGAACGGAAGCTGGATGAATACAAGCCATCGAAGTTTCTGACCTTCAGTGTGCACATGGACGGATTGAAGGACGAACACGATTTGGCGGTGTGTCGCGACGGGGTCTATGACGTTGCGGTGCGGGCCATCAAGGAAGCGTTGAAGCGCGGCCATCGCGTCACGACCAATACGACATTATTCGATGATGCCAATCCCGAGCGTGTCCGGAAGTTTTTCGATGAAATGATGACGCTGGGGGTCGAAGGGATGATGATTTCCCCGGGCTACAGCTATCAAAAAGCGCCTGATCAGCAGCACTTCCTCAAGCGTGAACGTACGCGAGAGCTCTTTTCTCGTATTCTCGGCAGCCCCAAGCGGGGCTGGCAGTTCAATCAATCGCCGCTGTTCCTGGACTTTCTGATGGGAAAGCGGGAGTACCAATGCACTCCGTGGGGCAATCCCACGTATAACGTGTTCGGGTGGCAGAAGCCCTGTTACTTGCTGCAAGAAGGCTACACAAAGAGCTTCCGCGAGTTGATGGCAGACACGGCATGGGATCAGTACGGAACCGGTCGGAACGAAAAGTGCGCAGACTGCATGGTGCATTGCGGATACGAAGCCTCGGCGGTCGAAGATACCTTCGGGACGGTGTCCGGGTTCGGGCGAACCGTGAAATTGACCCTCTTGCCTACCAGTCGCTGA
- the ispG gene encoding flavodoxin-dependent (E)-4-hydroxy-3-methylbut-2-enyl-diphosphate synthase translates to MHIARRKTRQIKVGSLKVGGDAPVSVQSMCSTDTRDVAATVEQIRQLETAGCEVIRVAVPDDEAAAALPKIKAAMTVPLIADIHFDHRLALKAAEVVDCVRINPGNIGAWWKVEEVIKAVNERGIPLRVGVNGGSLERHLLDKYGWPSPEALAESALNAVHALEDVGFTNMKVSLKASDVHHAIDAYWLFAHQSDYPLHIGITEAGTAMTGAVKSAMGLGYLLSQGIGDTLRVSLAADPVEEVKVGFEILKSLELRHRGINVIACPTCGRVEIDVVKMANELEKKLGHIKTPLNVSVLGCVVNGIGEGKEADIGVAGGEGKGILFKKGKLVRKVPIEELMDTLIEEVELLAKEKEAEASGEVVASSSNEGWESLGPDPSQSTTLGKEIPVLPNR, encoded by the coding sequence ATGCATATAGCCAGACGAAAAACCAGGCAGATCAAGGTCGGTTCCCTCAAGGTCGGCGGGGACGCACCGGTGTCTGTCCAGTCGATGTGTTCGACCGACACCCGCGATGTCGCGGCGACGGTTGAGCAAATTCGTCAGCTTGAAACGGCCGGCTGTGAAGTGATTCGTGTCGCGGTGCCGGATGATGAGGCGGCTGCGGCTCTCCCGAAGATCAAGGCGGCGATGACCGTTCCGTTGATCGCCGACATTCACTTCGATCACCGGCTGGCACTCAAGGCCGCAGAAGTCGTCGATTGCGTGCGCATCAATCCGGGGAACATCGGGGCCTGGTGGAAAGTCGAAGAAGTCATCAAGGCCGTGAATGAGCGAGGCATTCCGTTGCGTGTCGGGGTCAACGGCGGCTCGTTGGAGCGCCATCTGCTCGACAAGTATGGCTGGCCTTCGCCGGAAGCTCTCGCTGAGTCTGCACTGAATGCGGTCCATGCGTTGGAGGACGTCGGCTTCACCAACATGAAAGTGTCGCTGAAGGCCTCCGATGTGCATCACGCCATTGATGCCTACTGGCTGTTTGCCCATCAATCCGATTATCCGCTTCATATCGGCATCACCGAAGCCGGGACGGCGATGACCGGTGCCGTCAAGTCGGCCATGGGGCTTGGTTATCTGCTCTCGCAAGGCATCGGCGATACGTTGCGGGTGTCCCTCGCGGCGGATCCTGTCGAGGAAGTCAAAGTCGGTTTTGAGATTTTGAAATCGCTGGAGCTCCGTCATCGCGGCATCAATGTGATCGCCTGTCCGACCTGCGGCCGCGTCGAGATCGATGTGGTGAAGATGGCCAACGAACTCGAAAAGAAACTTGGCCATATCAAGACACCGCTCAATGTGTCGGTACTCGGGTGCGTCGTGAATGGAATCGGCGAAGGCAAGGAAGCGGATATCGGGGTGGCCGGCGGCGAAGGCAAAGGAATTCTGTTTAAGAAGGGCAAGCTCGTTCGCAAGGTTCCTATCGAAGAGCTGATGGATACGCTGATCGAAGAAGTGGAGCTTCTCGCAAAAGAAAAAGAGGCTGAGGCGAGCGGGGAGGTTGTCGCTTCCTCTTCTAACGAGGGATGGGAGTCGTTGGGGCCGGATCCCTCGCAATCGACGACGCTGGGTAAAGAGATTCCCGTCCTGCCTAATCGCTAG
- the dxs gene encoding 1-deoxy-D-xylulose-5-phosphate synthase codes for MSILKTIQSPADLKRVSQSQLPALCEEIREQIIGTVSSVGGHLASNLGVVELTVALHYLLKTPADKIVWDTSNQAYTHKLLTGRREQFHTLRQYGGLSGFCKREESEYDSFNAGHAGTGVSAAFGLVEAREQLRQKNKVVCVVGDGAMTAGMTLEGLHHAGGMGKDFLVILNDNQMSISKNVGAISAYLSRTITGEFYGKMREETGQLLRKIPHIGEDMQKLARRAEELAKGAILPGLLFEELGFQYCGPIDGHNFEHLLPTLENVLRMKGPVLLHVITKKGLGYEPAINNPVWFHACPPFVRETGVPAKKAARPSYTQIAMDSLVKLAREDKRIVAITAAMCEGTGLTGFEKEFSDRLYDVGIAEQHAVTFAAGLATQGLKPVVAMYSTFLQRAYDQVVHDVATQNLPVVFCIDRGGLVAEDGTTHHGAFDYAYLRHAPNMVVMAPKDENELQHMMKTCIQHDGPVSLRYPRGVSLGVPMDAAPAALPIGKGELMKDGSDVAIMAIGVSVWQAMQAAERLTKEGISTAVVNARFVKPLDQELIVDVAKRVRYVVTVEEGCKMGGFGSAVLEALSDARITDVTTKVLGLPDWYIEQGPQDFLRERYGLTAEGIYQSVKELVGKAPVTKQDRFAVGASIDHLPHGDEQGS; via the coding sequence ATGTCGATCCTCAAGACCATTCAAAGTCCGGCAGATCTCAAGCGGGTGTCGCAGAGCCAATTGCCCGCGCTGTGCGAAGAAATCCGTGAACAGATCATTGGTACCGTATCCAGCGTGGGGGGGCACTTGGCGTCGAATCTCGGCGTGGTGGAACTCACGGTGGCATTGCACTACCTGCTGAAAACGCCGGCCGACAAGATCGTCTGGGATACCAGCAATCAGGCCTATACGCACAAGTTGCTCACGGGCCGTCGTGAACAGTTCCATACGCTACGTCAGTACGGCGGGCTCAGCGGATTTTGTAAAAGAGAAGAAAGCGAATACGATTCCTTCAATGCCGGGCATGCCGGTACGGGCGTGTCGGCGGCATTCGGACTCGTTGAAGCGCGCGAGCAATTGCGACAGAAAAATAAAGTTGTCTGTGTCGTCGGGGACGGCGCGATGACCGCCGGGATGACTCTGGAGGGTCTGCATCATGCCGGCGGGATGGGCAAAGATTTCCTGGTGATCTTGAACGACAATCAAATGTCGATTTCGAAGAACGTCGGCGCAATTTCCGCCTACCTGAGTCGAACCATTACCGGTGAATTTTACGGGAAGATGCGTGAGGAAACCGGCCAACTCCTGCGAAAGATTCCTCACATCGGGGAGGACATGCAGAAGCTGGCTCGCCGGGCCGAAGAGCTGGCGAAGGGAGCCATTCTTCCCGGATTGCTGTTCGAAGAACTGGGTTTCCAGTATTGCGGGCCGATCGATGGCCACAACTTTGAGCATTTGCTTCCGACCTTGGAGAATGTGCTGAGGATGAAGGGGCCGGTCTTACTGCACGTGATTACGAAGAAGGGTCTCGGGTATGAACCGGCCATCAATAACCCGGTCTGGTTCCATGCCTGTCCGCCCTTCGTGCGCGAGACCGGTGTGCCGGCGAAAAAGGCCGCGCGCCCCTCTTATACCCAAATTGCCATGGACTCGCTGGTGAAGCTGGCTCGTGAGGATAAGCGGATTGTCGCCATAACGGCGGCCATGTGCGAAGGCACCGGTCTCACCGGGTTCGAAAAAGAATTCTCCGATCGCTTGTACGATGTGGGGATTGCTGAGCAGCATGCCGTGACGTTCGCAGCCGGACTTGCGACACAGGGCCTGAAACCTGTGGTGGCCATGTACTCGACCTTCTTGCAGCGCGCCTACGATCAGGTGGTGCACGATGTGGCCACGCAGAATCTCCCCGTCGTTTTCTGTATCGATCGCGGTGGTCTCGTTGCGGAAGACGGCACCACGCACCACGGGGCGTTCGACTACGCCTATCTGCGGCATGCCCCGAATATGGTGGTGATGGCGCCGAAGGATGAGAACGAACTGCAGCACATGATGAAGACCTGCATCCAGCATGATGGACCGGTCTCGCTCCGTTATCCGCGCGGGGTCAGCCTCGGGGTTCCGATGGATGCCGCTCCTGCCGCACTCCCGATCGGGAAGGGTGAGTTGATGAAGGACGGATCCGATGTCGCAATCATGGCCATCGGAGTCTCGGTCTGGCAGGCGATGCAAGCGGCCGAACGGCTCACCAAAGAGGGTATTTCAACCGCCGTGGTGAACGCGCGATTCGTAAAGCCGCTCGATCAGGAGCTGATCGTCGATGTGGCGAAGCGGGTGCGATATGTGGTGACGGTAGAAGAGGGCTGCAAGATGGGGGGCTTCGGCTCCGCAGTGCTCGAAGCGTTGTCCGATGCCCGCATCACCGACGTAACGACCAAGGTGCTCGGGCTTCCGGATTGGTATATTGAGCAAGGGCCCCAGGATTTCTTGCGGGAGCGGTATGGGCTCACGGCGGAAGGTATTTATCAAAGCGTGAAGGAACTCGTCGGGAAGGCTCCGGTCACGAAGCAAGATCGGTTCGCGGTCGGCGCGTCGATCGATCATCTCCCGCACGGGGACGAGCAGGGGAGCTGA